The genomic region CGAGCGACAGCCGCCGCAGACGCTCCATCATTTGAACGGCCAACAATGAGTGGCCGCCGAGTTCGAAGAAGTTGTCGTGGCGCCCGACCTGCTCGACGCCGAGAAGCTCGGCCCAGATCCCGGCCAGCAGCGTCTCGATCTCGCCCTGCGGCGCCTCGTAGGCCCGACGCGCATAGGCATCGTCGTCGGGGACCGGCAGCGCCTTGCGATCGAGCTTGCCGTTCACCGTCAGCGGCAGTGCATCCAGCCGCACGAAGGCCGACGGCACCATGTAGTCCGGCAGCAGGCCACCCAGATGCGCCCGCAACGACGCAGCAAGCCCGGCGCCATCGGCTTCGGCCGACCCGTCCGTCGTCTTCGCAACCACATAGGCGACGAGCCGCTTGTCGCCCGCCGCATCCGCGTGCGCCACCACCGCGGCATCGCCGACAAGCTCATGCTCCAGCAGCCGGGCGGCGATCTCGCCCGGCTCGATGCGGAAGCCG from Sinorhizobium meliloti harbors:
- a CDS encoding AMP-binding enzyme yields the protein MYRSGDLARYLPDGNLEFLGRNDDQVKIRGFRIEPGEIAARLLEHELVGDAAVVAHADAAGDKRLVAYVVAKTTDGSAEADGAGLAASLRAHLGGLLPDYMVPSAFVRLDALPLTVNGKLDRKALPVPDDDAYARRAYEAPQGEIETLLAGIWAELLGVEQVGRHDNFFELGGHSLLAVQMMERLRRLSL